Proteins co-encoded in one Capsicum annuum cultivar UCD-10X-F1 chromosome 9, UCD10Xv1.1, whole genome shotgun sequence genomic window:
- the LOC124887064 gene encoding secreted RxLR effector protein 78-like, whose translation MVDVLVGHSQSAFIEGRSILDNVIVAHELIRGYGQKYVSPRCFMKMDIKKAYDSVEWGFLQMILIEYGFPTKIIKRIMTCVTAVSYSVIVNGNLTKKLSAKKGLRQRDPMSPYLFVLVMEYLNRSLKQWRHNPNFNCHPRTEG comes from the exons ATGGTAGATGTTTTAGTGGGCCATTCACAGTCTGCATTCATTGAAGGAAGAAGTATCCTGGATAATGTGATAGTGGCACATGAATTGATCAGGGGATATGGCCAAAAATATGTTTCTCCAAGGTGTTTCATGAAAATGGACATCAAGAAGGCTTATGATTCAGTTGAATGGGGGTTTCTACAGATGATACTTATTGAATATGGCTTccctacaaaaataattaaacgGATTATGACTTGTGTAACTGCTGTGAGTTATTCTGTGATTGTGAATGGGAACCTAACTAAGAAGCTTTCTGCTAAGAAAGGACTCAGACAGAGGGATCCCATGTCCCCATATCTCTTTGTGTTGGTGATGGAATACTTAAACAGATCCTTGAAACAGTGGAGACATAACCCAAACTTCAACTGTCACCCAAG GACTGAAGGCTAA